The sequence below is a genomic window from Ovis canadensis isolate MfBH-ARS-UI-01 breed Bighorn chromosome 1, ARS-UI_OviCan_v2, whole genome shotgun sequence.
ATTCATCAGAATTCTGTCCTCTTTTCACACCACATACTTTCCCTACATTACTGTATTCATGTCCAAAGCTTTTTCTATCACCCAGTAGTGGTGACATCCCACCCTcacttttcctgttttctcttaCATGGACTTTGGCTAACTGATCTCCCTGCTTTAAGTCTCACATCCCCCCATTCTCCAAGCTTAGCCTGTGTACAGCTGCCAGTTATCTAAGATAGTGGTTTTCACCAAAAGCCCCTGGAGGGTGTGTTCAAACAGACTGTTGTATTCATCCAGAGTTTTGGCTTGataatttccatttctaacaagttcccaggtaggTGATCCTTATGCTGCTGGTCCAGAAATTACACTTCCAGAACCCTTGACCTGAGAACTCTTTGGGTCATCCTAAGTCCTCAGCTTAAAAATCTCTCATTAATGAATTATCTTGTGCTTGTGAAAAGTGTTTATTACTGGGATTCACCCTCAAGATCCTTAGTAGATCTGATGCAGCCCAAGAATCACTCCTTTGACAATCTGTGAcctaaaagataataaaaacctGAACCACTTAATGTGGAATTCAAGTTCCTCTGCAATCTATTCCTTGCCTAGCTCTTTAGCATTACTGACTCTTCCTTAAAATCTGAGTTTTTGTATATACTGTTCACATTGCATTAGCCCTCCCTCCCTCATCTCTGTAGTAAACTAGTGCTCCTTCAAAAGGCGTCACGTGTGACCGATGCAGTGTAGCAGCCCAACACTAGTTCCCCAGCAAAGCTGATCACTTTTCAGCATTCTCTTGCATGTACCTCCTTGACTAAACACCTTTGTGTTGTAACTGACTGACTTCTCTGCCTTCTAGTTAATGCACTCTGAACATCAGCATCTCTAGTACTCAGCAGCATTTAGCACACagtaattgctcaataaataGAAATGAGAGGGATTGTGTAGAGGTAACTGATagggagggaagggaaagcaGCTTAGGAAACATGGAATCACAGTAAACATAACTGAGGAGTTTCCATCATGCTAATGCATGTTACCCACCCTTCTTAACTCAGACACATTTACTCACCTTAAGCCATCCAGACAACTGGTCAAGCATCTTCTCTTTTGCAGTATCCCAAGTTCACCTAACTGACTTATACCATTTTTTCCACATACTACTTCCCaatatttaacaatttttaaaaagctatttaatgGGCATGCATCTCCCCCATCACTAAATAGAGATGGTGTCCTTTCACATGATCCCTAAGAAACAGGATACACAAGTAAGTAGTAATTCTCTCCTGACTGTGACACCTACAAATGTCAGCCGAAATAGGTAGACAAAACTGAAGGGTTTTATTTCTGATGCTGTTGTatctggaaggagaagggggataATGTGCAATTCTGTTagtaaaaatttatttgtatttattatatttgctcatttgtttCGCCAGGCTGGCATCTGGTTCTTCTGTGCTACTTCTTTAGAACATAGCCAAGACAAGCCAAACCGGAAGGAGGAATCCTGTCAGCTTTCAAGACCAGCCTATTAATCTCTAACTAGTTACCTGGGTTACTTTACAGTGATAGAACCAATTTGCGGTCACTGTGATGAAACATCTTTGTGCCTCGGCCACCCATTTTACTCTTAGCTGTCAAGTAATCTCATCAAAATGTTAGTCAAAAGAAGCATATCTTGGGATtcccccagtggtccagtggttaagactccatcttccaatgcagggggtatgagttcaatccctggttgggaattaagatcccacatgtcgtgcAGTGTggccagaaataaaataatacaattttaaaaattaaaaaaagaaaagagtctaAGTACAGTACACTGAAATGGCAGCTCTGCCACCTTCCCTCACTCCAAGAACCACCATATGTAGGCTGAACCACTTTACAAAAGCAACCAACACACTGGTGGTTATTTTTTCAGTGTACCAATATtgctcgggcttcccaggtggcactagtggtaaacaatgcgcttgccagtgcagaagacgtaagagacgtcggttcaacccctgggtcaggaagatgccctggaggagagcatggcaactcaccccagtattcttgcccggagaatcccatggacagagttgtctggtgggctacagtccacggggtcacagagagttggacacgactgaagcaacgtagcacatAGCACACAAACTTGCTCCTCCCTGAGGGACTGTCTCCTTGAGGACGCCTTCCATTGGTGCCACTCCTAGTTCGATTTCCTTATTCTGACTTATTTTCTCTTCACCACACTTATCACTACTAGCTAGCGACATTCTATATGTTCATTTACAGCATATTTCGCACCTCCCATAAGCTCTATGAGGTAGGGCCTTTACTTTTCTTATTCGCTGCTATATCCCCAGTGCCTAAAATAGTGCCTGGTGGTCAACacttatttgttgaatgactgaatacACTCAGAACGAATTCCAAAtaatgtaacttaaaaaaaaaagtatatccaTCAAAATTTAAGGAAACAATGGTCACACACAGCAGTCACTTTGGGTAGCTATATACACACCTATTCCTCACAGTGCTGAAACCTGTTGGAACTCTTTCAGAGCCAGTATAGGAATTATCtgattatttgtttttacttcatAAGCCATACTGTGTTTCAGCTGTCTTTGCTGACATCTGTTGGGAACTGTTTTCAGAGCCAGTATTAGGAATTATCTGATTATTTGTTTTACTTCATAAGCCATACTGTGTCTCACCAAAAGCTTCACAATGTAAAAAGGTCAAAATGAACAtagaaaacacatgaaaatgtaTTTCAGGCTCTCAAGACAAGGCTCAGAAATTTAGTTGACTAGTGACATCAACTAAGTATACCCCCTTTTaagaaaatggactgaaatgggttaATACTCAGACATAAAGGTTCTGGAGTATGAAATTAAGAACACACACAGATCAAAACTACTTGAGGATAAAGAGGCAACTTCTCATATTTCCCTTCTACTCATAACTCCAAATATGCCATGGTAGGGGGGTTGCTGCTAGACTGCATCGATTCCTCCAGTTACCTGGGCGTCTTCAACCTGCCAGACCCCAGGCCAGGGGATCTGTGCTCAACTCCTCCCACTGATCCAGTCACACCCAGCTCCTTCATAAGTCGGGACACTCTATCCTGTCCTTAAAAGTATTATTTCAAAACAgctaacaagaaaaggaaaatcttttcAAGCAAAAGAAGTGGAAGAACAGGGAAAATGAGCGTAATATCCTGTTTTAGGATAAGAACTTTCACAAAAGTATATTTAAGTGTCATAGGGCAGACAGAATGCTGAGTTCCTACCTCAGAAATGCTTCTTCCCAGTAGTCAACAAAGAGAACCCCACCAGGACTTAAACCCACTCCTGCCCCATGCACTCCAATGccagtcaaaaaaacaaaataaaacaaaagataatgAGTACTGTCAGGCAACTCCACGGATCTCTCTGTAACAATAAGGCCAACCAAAGACTAAAGATGAGGAGGACTGGAAGGAAAGCAGACACACAAAAGGTACCATGTCAAGTGATATATGAGATGTGTTCAGAAATGAATGAGTTATTCCAGGGCCATACAAACAAATCAATCTCTTTACTAGAGAGGCGCACCTCTCCTCTGTATATTAGTCAAATATACTAACACATGAAAGATCACATCACCTTGTTTATGGATACATTTAATATCCCTTGCCCTTCCCACCTTTCAAAACATAAtagtatacaaaatataaaatatcttaaatatttataaaaatcgcaagaaaaaaatagaacgtatgaaaatatttttatctgagTTCTCCCTCATTGTCGAGAGGCAGCTTAGTTTGCCTTGAGTTCATAACTGTTGAGCGGATAGGAGTATGCCCTGCCTAATACTATTCTGTCCCGGAGGAGCTTAAATAAAACATAGTAGTTGCAGAAGAGGATGAGAGCCATGGAAAGTGTGTGGTTCCACTTCTCTGACCGCAGCAAGGAATAGAGCTGGTAGAAGACAACACTGCCCTCAATAAGGATAAGCAGATTTAACAGCCTTAATGGACGATGAAACAGGAACTGTAAGgaagttaaaaagcaaaatgttatTTCATAGAAAAGATGGCAGTTATtctcacatttttttctaaaatcattTTACAGTTATAGGCTCCTATGTACACTAACAAGTAGATCTGCTTATTGAATGTCAATCAGGCTATTTCTTGCTATACAGATCCAAACCCATTCTTTTTTGCTCAAGGtataatgaaatacattttatttcaatacccctgagacacagaaagggatttatccaaaagaactctttctcaaaaaaaaaaaagtttttcctagATTATATCTTATCTCAAATATTTTACTTGAGATAACCACTTAAAATGTAActgcttaaaaatgtaaaaatcattggTTTGTGGGCTGATCTAAGACATAAACACCTACACTAGACAAGTCTGGAGGGAGGGGTGGTGATATAAGTTGAAATATCAATACagtaatttcttaatttcttaaacTGTTACCCACCAAGCTGCTTTCTTTTGCCCAGTTTTTCTGGATATTGAGAAGTAGGGTATACAAAGACAGAACattaaagaaggaaggaaaaattagTTAGAATTAAGAGACTAGCTAAACACAGTGCTCCAAGTTCATCACTCTAAGAGGCTGAATCCTAGCTgactaataaaaatgtattatgaaTAGAAGACAGTGGTCACAGACTGCAAACTGTGCTAATGGTAATATATCAGATCTAAAGGAATAAGTTAGACCTCAGGGCTCAAGTCTGAGAATAAAGCCAAATAAATCATCACAACAGCTCTGAAAGGTTTAACTGGGTTCTCGGGATTCTTCTGCAGGAGACAGAACATGTTTACCCTGGATTTTATCACATGATCTCCAGTAATACCATGTATAATACTGGCCCAGAATtaacattctaaaaaaaaaaaaaatcaagcaatttCAGATTCTGTGGCAATTATACCAAATATAATTAAATGTGTAGGTAGGCTATAAACTGAATGAGTAAAAATGTGAGGACAGCCACAGTTACAGGTAGCAGGCCCATTCTAAACTTCGGGGTGCCTTAAGAATCATTTCCGAATATGTAAATAATGCAAATTCCTAGGATTCTTCAGAGATCTGACTCTAAGGGACCCACCCACCACTCTGAGAAGCACTGATTTACTGTTTGGTCACACAAGATCAGTAATAAGTTCCTTAATCTTTCTTCTATGGTTTCCACCTGATTCTTCAGCTGTCCAACACTAGCAgggaaaatacttatttttcaagcaggaaattttaataaattatctgGTTACTGTCGGCTTCCAGGGGACCATAATGGCCAACAAATGCTATTAACAGCTGCTAATTCAGCTGGCTGAATGAAATATTCTGTGTAGAAACCAGATGTTTGTGCAGTTATAACCTAAGTCCACTCCTCCATCTTAAGGCAATCCCACAGGAGTCAAAGAGATTGTTACAGTTCCCTCATTCAAAGGCCTTCCACCTCGGCCCACCCACCCCTATCTATAAGCATCCTGCCCTGATGCAAGTTTCCAGTATTTAACGAAAAAGTCCTTAGTGAACACTCGCAGAACCAGAACATCCAAGCACTCTCAAGGAACTGGGAGGgatgaagggagggagaaagggattCAAGTatcaaatgaacaaatgaatgaataaaatctcCCAATTCTTTCTCAGAATATGATCTCCATTCAAAGGCAATGCACTGCACTTTGGGCATTTTGACTGAAAACAGTTCCCTGCATGGACCTCCTATTCCCCACTCCCATTAATCAGTTTgtctttctttaataaataaatatttctccctCCTAGAGCCAGAATTTCTGGAAAATTGAAAGATCAAACAGAACATAACCCAAGAAATAAATCGAATGGGACAGAAACTGGCTTTAGTGGGTATctattgcttttttcctttcaaacttttaagccttttttccttttaattcgaAAAAGACCACAGATCATATCATCTGCCTGTGTTTCAAAGGGGAAGTCTAAGTATTTTAAGGAGATGATATACATGAGAAATACCAAAAACTAAAATCATCACATTATTACTATATTAAATGTTGCGTAATGATACATAGATATAATAGGGATACCGCTAAACCAAACTATTACAAAATTAAAGACTGTAAGATGAAAATGGAAGTCTTAAATAATTGTGTACTTCTTTCAAGTAATATTAGACTCAACAAATTCCATTGTAACTAGAGAAACCAGTCAAGCTATTAAAGTTGAGATACTGGCATTTCACCTTCAATCTGTCTTTCAGAAGTATTCCCAAAGGACAGAGGCCATTACAATAGTAAAATAATTACCCTGTATtaatgtcctgctgctgctgttgctaagtcacttcctaGTATGTGCTATACTCTGCGCTAGATGTTTACACACAGAGTGGCCTCCTAACACTCCTAAGCTTATGTTTGAAAAGAAATAAGCGGTACTTGCATAAAAGCGGGCATGGGATACATCTGAAGGCACCGCCACGTTGTAAGGCCCCACGGCTCTATATAAGCATCTGCTGTGTCGCACCAACACCCCTTGAGGCCATATTGTATTTTCTGACCaactaaaggagaaagaaatgcaatgtTAGCATATTGGCAATTACAGATAAGATAGTGTCTGGCAAAACCAGCTATGTTTCTATGGAAAGGATTAAGTATTCAAGTCTTCATCTGCCTGAATTCTGAAAAGACAGTAACATGGTCAGACTGGAAGGAGTTAGAAAGGATTTATTATAActtcactgctatatttaaagagaaaagttAACTGCAAAGTTAACTCAGTGTCAAAGACTTAAGAGGCTCAGGAGAACAAGCAGAAACAAATGTGTAAGGCATCTATGAGCCAGAAAATCAAGTGGACTGTCACCTCAATCCCAAGTGAGCAGAGTCCACTGGTGGAAATGCTAGAGGGACAAACAAGAGGAGAGTGGATGGTAACAAGAAGAGTGGAGAGATTAACACATTATCGAACTAGCGTGACATTTACTGCAGAATTACATCCCACACGCTACAGAAAATCTACTCATTTATCACACATTCCAAGTGCTTCATATTATGAGAAGCAATACAGAGAGACACAAGGTACCAACACACAGACTTTTTACTGCTTTCCTGGTTTATTTTTAGAGAGGTTTCTCTAGGAAAAAGAAGTTACGGAAGAAGCTTCACTCTTTCCAGCACCAACATAATGGagttggggtggggatgggggatcTTCAGGTTAAACTTTTTGTAAAAAAATCTTAAGTTAATTCATCTCTTCCTGATTTTGGAAAGGTTAGTTTCCTAGGGTAAGAACTGGGAcagcattttaaatatgttaaagaaaaaaaaagtctagcaCCCTGAAGCTTTCCCAGTTCAGAAAATGTTCCATCAGCCTTGCTCACACTTACCAGCATTAAAGTGAAGACACACCTCATGGCCATGTGCCATCAGGAGCCTGAAGATGTACAGTACTAGCACTGTGCATtggattttcaatttttattgaaatctGTCCTTTGCCCACAGTCAGGTTTCTTTTCAGCCTGGCCCAATCTCTTTCAGTTCCTGGGCTTGAAGGCCTGTGCTAATCTGTATCAGACATCAAGGCAAATAATTGAAGGGAGCACTCTgaggggaagaggggaagggaatGTCACCTTTAATTAGGACACCTTTAATTTCCTAATTTAATTAGGAAAGAATTTCTAGGTGATGAAATTTGTGAAATGTTCAAATTATAAAAGGGAGGAAGATGAAGATGGTCCAGGTCTGAGAGAAAGGCATGATGAAGGTCTCAGAAGCAAGACAATAAAAAGATTCTAAAGTCAGTCATTTTGGATCATAGGGACCATGCAGAGAAATGACTGACAGGGGGACACAATGAAAGGAATACTCAGAAAGAACTCAATTAGGGacagttttcatttgaatataGGAAAAGCAGAGCAACATTCATTAGTGAgtttaggaaaagaaatgcacaaagatGCAGGCTaatacaacaacaaaacaaagaaaaaaaacaaaaataaataaacaaaaaataaaaatgctggcTAGGAAAATTACTAGAGCAAATTTACATTTATTAGAGAGAAAAGATGAGAGAAGCAAAGTCCAGCTGCCTAAGACAATTAGCTAGCAGCTATTTGGCTGTGGCAATGAAAACAAGAAGATGAATCTCACAGTcttctaaagaaaattaaaaatatatcatgagTCTTTGAATTTGGGCAAACGGTTAAGACTGAAAGAAAACTCCAAGATGATAGTTTGGGAAACAAATTACACACTCTAGAGTGACTGGGCAGTTGAAAGGTAGAAGGCATTTGAGGAGGGACTGGGGATGGTGGTGGAAATGAGTTAATGTTCCCTGCTTTCAGTTTAGAGTGATGACAAGCACCCATGTGggcaaaaactaaaaattaaatgttcaaaGCCAAGGACAAGAATGACATACAAAGCAAATAAACATGGTCAGCAGCATGTAAAAAGGTGTTAAATGGTTTTATCTTCTAACCCACTTACATGTGCTGTGGAGCATTGCTGTAGGAGCCATGTTCAAGCTTCTGCCACTTGCCCAGGTGAGCAGCTGATTTATGCAGCAAATCACAGTACTTGGATGGCAGCAGCTGTGTGGTGAGCATGACAAAAGCATTGATCCACACCATAATGAGGTGCTCACATGACCAGCGCATGTCATAGTACTGGGTACTCTGGAAGAGattagaagagagagaaatgatcaTGTGCCGGTGAGCAAGAAGGCAGGGACGGGTGTGTGTACATACACCCTGCAGACAATGCCACTCTGAGTCACACATGCATTTGCTGTCCTGCTGTCCGTGCAGAAAGTTCAAGAGCAGAGTCCTCCAAAATCCTGCAACCTGACTTTCTGGCCGCATGAGCTAGGGTTGGGAGGGAGAGGCAATGATACTTGAAGTCCTTCCTTTCTAGAAGTGAACGCTCTCTGTGGATGACCACTCCAGCTGCAGACGTGCTGCTCAATGGGTGAAGGAAGGGCACGAAAATGACCCAAAAGATTTTGGGCCCAAGTGACATCCAGACCATTTTTCTCTTCtaccaaaataaagtttaaataaagGTTAGATTAAATTCAAGGAAACTCCTGATGCCCATGTTAAGATCAACCATGGTAGGCTGTATTTTACTGAAACTTCAGTCCTCTTAAGCTACCATATACTGATTCTAAGTACAAGTTTATTCTCTCCagaaactgggggtgggggaaatctaaaaaaaagaaagaaagaaagaaagaaaacaagagggGGCCATCACGGGTGCATCACAGATATGGAAATATCTATCCACCAACCAGGTACTGGTGCACTCCAGATGCAGCCGAACTCCACCATCCAGGCTGCcgaaggggagacagagaaaaGGGGGATTAAGTAAGAAATACCCAGTTTATGTTATCCACACACAAATCTAGGAAGCACAGAAAAGCACATAAACACTTACCTTCACAAAACACAGGGGAAGAAACGCAACATAGTAGGCACTGAAGAGAGAGTTGAAGAGAACTTCCTTGATCCTGTGGTTGAAATCTGCTTTCAGACATTCCACTTCATTGCGAATGAGGTCAGGAGACAGTGGGCAGCTGTGGGTGGGGATGGGCGTGGCATTATTAAACTGTTCTTTTAGAGACTCCAGCAATAAGGAGAGGAAGTCCTTGGATTTTGCCAAGCCACCCACAGTTGAGGCACTTTCCTCT
It includes:
- the TMEM39A gene encoding transmembrane protein 39A isoform X2; the encoded protein is MPGGRRGPSRQQLSRAALPSLQTLVGGGCGNGTGLRNRNGSAIGLPVPPITALITPGPVRHCQIPDLPVDGSLLFEFLFFIYLLVALFIQYINIYKTVWWYPYNHPASCTSLNFHLIDYHLAAFITVMLARRLVWALISEATKAGASSMIHYVVLISARLVLLTLCGWVLCWTLVNLFRSHSVLNLLFLGYPCPLSPDLIRNEVECLKADFNHRIKEVLFNSLFSAYYVAFLPLCFVKSTQYYDMRWSCEHLIMVWINAFVMLTTQLLPSKYCDLLHKSAAHLGKWQKLEHGSYSNAPQHIWSENTIWPQGVLVRHSRCLYRAVGPYNVAVPSDVSHARFYFLFHRPLRLLNLLILIEGSVVFYQLYSLLRSEKWNHTLSMALILFCNYYVLFKLLRDRIVLGRAYSYPLNSYELKAN
- the TMEM39A gene encoding transmembrane protein 39A isoform X1 — translated: MPGGRRGPSRQQLSRAALPSLQTLVGGGCGNGTGLRNRNGSAIGLPVPPITALITPGPVRHCQIPDLPVDGSLLFEFLFFIYLLVALFIQYINIYKTVWWYPYNHPASCTSLNFHLIDYHLAAFITVMLARRLVWALISEATKAGASSMIHYVVLISARLVLLTLCGWVLCWTLVNLFRSHSVLNLLFLGYPFGVYVPLCCFHQDSRAHLLLTDFPYVVQHQAVEESASTVGGLAKSKDFLSLLLESLKEQFNNATPIPTHSCPLSPDLIRNEVECLKADFNHRIKEVLFNSLFSAYYVAFLPLCFVKSTQYYDMRWSCEHLIMVWINAFVMLTTQLLPSKYCDLLHKSAAHLGKWQKLEHGSYSNAPQHIWSENTIWPQGVLVRHSRCLYRAVGPYNVAVPSDVSHARFYFLFHRPLRLLNLLILIEGSVVFYQLYSLLRSEKWNHTLSMALILFCNYYVLFKLLRDRIVLGRAYSYPLNSYELKAN